GTTCCGCTGGAAAGCGGAAGGCGCGCCGCACGCCCGGTCAGGTCGTGTTGTCGATCGTCAAGTGGATCGTCGTCGTCGCGATCGCGCTCGCGGTGATCGGCGCCGGCGTGTTCGGCGTCCTGTACGCCACGACGCCGATCCCCGACCCCAACAAGGACTTCAAGACCAACGTCACCACCGTCTTCTACGCCGACGGCCAGGAGCAGATGAGCACCTTCGCGGTGCAGAACCGCGTCTCCATCCCGCTGGCGGAGATGGGCGACATGGCCAAGAAGGCCGTGGTCGCCGGCGAGAACGAGACCTTCTGGGAGGACCCGGGCATCTCCGTGCCCGGCCTGATCCGCGCGGCCACCTCGCTGGTCGGCCCCGGGGACGCCGTGGGCGGCTCGACGATCACCCAGCAGTGGGTCAAGGTCATGTACCTCACCCAGGACAAGACCTTCACGCGGAAGCTGACCGAGATCATCCTCGCTCTCAAGGTGGGTCAGGACCTGCCCAAGGAGCAGATCCTCGAGAACTACCTCAACACCGTCTACTTCGGACGCGGGGCCTACGGCATCCAGGCTGCCTCGCAGGCCTACTTCGGCATCGACGCCAAGGACCTCGACCTGAAGCAGTCCGTGGCGCTGACGGCGATCATCAACTCGCCGGGCAACCTCGACCCGGCCCGCGGCGACGCCCAGAAGCGCGACCTGATGGAGCGCTACCAGTACGTGCTGAACCAGATGGTGAAGCTGAACTACATCACCGACGCCCAGCGCGCCGAGATCTACACCACGCTTCCGGAGTTCCCCCAGATCTCCAACGACTCCCGCTTCGGCGGCCCGAAGGGGCACCTGCTGAAGATGGTCCGCGACGAGCTCAAGGCGGCCGGCTTCGACGAGGCCACGATCGAGGGCGGCGGCCTCCAGATCCGCACCACGATCGACAAGAAGCTGCAGGACGCCGCGGTGACGGCCGCGCAGGACCAGGCCAACAAGATCGCCAAGGCCCAGAAGCAGGACCCGAACTTCTACCACCCGGCGATCGCGTCGCTCGACACCGGCACCGGCGCCATCCTGGCCATGTACGGCGGCCCCGACTACACCAGCGACTTCAACAACTACGCCACCATCGCCCGCGCGGCGGGCTCGACGTTCAAGCCCTGGGCGCTCGTGGCCGGCATCCGCGACGGTGCGTCGCTGACCGACCGGTTCAACGGCGACGAGTTCACGCCCAAGGGCGAGAAGAAGCCGATCAACAACGCGGGCAACCGCAACTACGGCCCGGTGACGCTGGAGAAGGCGACCACGAGCTCAATCAACTCGGCCTACGTGGATCTGGTCACCCAGATGAAGGACGGCCCCAACAAGGTGATCCAGGCGGCCACCGACGCCGGCCTGACCAACCACAACTGGGAGCCGGTTCCCGGCATCGCGCTCGGCTCGGCCGAGGTCTCCCCGCTGGAGGCGGCGCGCGGCTTCGCGACGCTGGCCAACCAGGGCAAGCGCACCAACCCGCACATCGTCGCCGAGGTCAAGGACATCGAGGGCAAGGTCATGTACCAGCCGACGATCAACCCCGAGCAGACCGTCGAGGAGGATGTCTCCCGCAACTCCGTCTCGGCGCTGCTGGGCGTGACCCAGGACGGCACCGGCCGCGTCGCGGTCTCCGGGCTGGGCGGTCACCAGGTGGCGGGCAAGACCGGCACCAACTTCTCCAACGGCGAGACTCTCGCCACGTGGTTCGTCGGCTCGACGCGTCAGATCTCGACGGCGTTCGTCCTGACCGCCGGCCCCAACGCGCGCAGCAACCTGGGCCGCAACACCTACGGCTCGACGTACTCCGCGGTGGGCTGGAACGCCTACATGAAGGTCGCGTTGCAGGGCAAGGAGAAGATCGCCTTCCCGGGACCGGTCAAGCAGACGCGCAAGGGCAACTTCACCGCCCCGCCCACGCCGAAGCCGACCGCGACGCCGACGCCGACGCAGACCACCGTGGCGCCGACGACGCCTCCGCCGTCCCCGACGCAGGAGCCCACCCAGGAGCCGACGCAGGAGCCGACGCAGGAACCGACCCAGGAGCCGACGCCGACCCCGACGCGTCCGACGAACACGCCCAAGCCGACGGCCACCCCGACCAACGGGAACGGTGGCGGCGGGGGCAACGGCGGCGGCGGCAGGCCCACCCCGACGGCGCGGCCCTAGCGCGCCCGCGGCATGACCGCTTCCCCGCTCGACACGCTGCTCGGCGGCCCTCGTGGCAGCCGGGCAGCGGCGTCCCCGCGCCGTGCACCGCTGTCGCCGGTGCTGCTCGCCCTGGGCCTCGCCACGGTCAACTGGTCGATCCTGATGGCGCGGCAGGCGCCCTGCCTGGCCGACCCGGGCGCCCAGTACTCGGCCGGCTGCTACTCCGACATCACCGCCCTGTGGGGGTTTCGGGGATCGAGGACGCCCAGATCCCCTACGTCGAGGCGGACCTGGAGTATCCGGTCCTGACAGGACTGTTCATCTACGTGACGCGGCTGCTCTCGGGGGTGTTCCCCGGCGACCGCATGATCGCGTTCTTCGGCACCACCGCCGTCGCGCTGTTCCTCTGCTTCCTCGGGCTGATCCTCGTTCATCTCCGCATGCCGGCCTCGGAGGTCGGGCCCGTCGGGGGCGTCCGGGGCTGGACCGGAGTGCGCGCGCTGGACGACCGCGAGGGCGCCGACGCCTGGGTGCGTGACCCGCGCTGGCAGGCGGTGATGCTGGCCGCCAGCCCCCTGGTCGCGGCCGGCGCGCTCATCAACTGGGACCTGCTGCCCATGCTGCTGGCGTCCGGGGCCATCCTGGCTTGGGCGAGAGGACGCCCCGGATGGTCGGGCGCCCTGATCGGGCTCGGGACGGCCGCGAAGCTCTACCCGGCGCTGCTCCTGCTCCCCATCGCGCTGATCTGCCTGCGGGACCGGCGCTGGCGCGACGGCGTCGCGACCCTGGCGGGGGCGATCCTGGGCTGGCTGGCGGTCAACCTGCCCGTGTTCCTCGCCGCCCCCGACGGCTGGCTGCACTTCTGGACCTTCAACACCGAGCGCACCGCCGACCTGGGGTCGATCTGGTACGTGCTCGAGGGGCTGGGCGTCCAGTTCCCGAGCCTGACGCTGCTCATGGCCGTCGGCCTGATCCTGGGGGCAGTGGGGCTCGCGATCGCCTACCTGAAGGCGCCGGCGGTGCCGACGCTCGCGCAGGGTGCCCTGCTGATCGTGCTGCTGTTCTGCCTGGTCAACAAGGTCTACAGCCCGCAGTACATGCTGTGGCTGCTGCCGCTCGTCGTGCTGGCGCGCCCCGTGTGGGTCGACTGGTTGGTGTTCACCGCCGGTGAGCTGGTGTACTGGGCGGCGGTCTGGGTCTACCTCGACGGCGGGTTGTTGGCCGGCGACGGCGAGCCGCGCGCCTACTGGGCGGCCATCCTGGTCAGGATGGGGACCGAGATCTTCGTCGCGGCGCGCGTCGTGCGCGACATCGTGGGAGCGCGGGTGGAAGGACGCCGGTGGCGCGAGTGAAGCGGCTGGAGGACGAGAACCTCCGGATCGTGCAGGTGTGGCTCCTGACCCGGCTGCTGTTCGCCGTGATCGCGGTCGCGCTCGCCGTCATGGGGCAGCGCCCCCTGGACTCGGTCGTCGCGCAGTGGGACGTCGCGCACTTCCTCAAGATCTCCACCGAGGGTTACGCCGACCCCAACGAGATGGCGTTCTTCCCCGGCTGGCCGGCGGTGCTGCACGCGGTGGGGCTGACCGGCTTCTCCAAGGTGATGGGCGGCACCGTCATCGCGCTGGCCTGCTCGCTGGCCGCCGCGTTCGCGCTGAAGCGGATCGCGGGGGCGTGGGGCGCCATCGCCTGGCTGCTCGCCCCGACCGCGGTCTTCACCGCGGTGCCGTACACCGAGGCGCCGTTCTGCGCGCTGGCCTTCTGGGCGTGGGAGCGCGCCACCCGCGACAAGTGGGGGCAGGCGGCCGTGCTGGCGGCGCTGGCGTCCACGCTGCGGGTGTCGGGGCTGTTCCTCATCGGCGCGCTGTTCATCCTGGCGCTGACCCAGAAGCTCGGCCGCGGCCAGGTCCTGGCGGTCCGGTTGTCGTGGCTGGTGCTCCCCGCGGCCGTCATCGTGGTGTACGTGGCCTACCTCTACGGGCTCACCGGCTCGTGGACCGCCTGGTTCTCCGCGCAGGAGGCCGGCTGGCAGCGCGGCTTCCACTGGCCGTGGGAGGCGCTGGCCAACCACTGGGGCGTCCTGTGGGTCCCCAACGCGGAGCATCCCGAGTGGCCCTGGGTCTTCCGGGCCGAGCTGATCTCGTGGATCGTCGGCGTCCTGGTGACGCTGGTGGCGCTGGCGAAGAAGCGCGTCGCCGAGGCGTCCTGGGTGGCGGTGCAGGTGCTGGCGTTCTCCGTGTCGTACTGGCTGATGAGCGTGACCCGCGCCGTCCTGCTGTGGTTCCCGCTGTGGCGGCTGATCGGCGAGTTCATCGAGTCCCGCCCCCGGACCCGCGCGTGGGCCGTGCTGGGCTGGATCGCCGCCGGGATCGCCGTCGCCGTGCAGTGCGTCTGGGCCTGGCTGTACTTCACCGGCCGCTGGTCGAGCTGACCCCGCCCCGTTGCGTCGCCCGCGGCGCCCGCGTTTGGGACGGGTTGCCCGCGTTCGGGTCGAGTCGCCCGCGTTCGGGCCCGCGTTCGGGTCGAGTCGCCCGCGCTAGAGACGAGTTGCCCGCGTCTGCGTCAGTTGCCCGCGTAGGAAAGGGGGCATCTGGCGTTTACGGGGCGACTGGCTGCGGCGGCGCAGGAGGATGCGGCACTCGCCCCGGTGAGTCGCCCGCGTTTGGGACGAGTTGCCCGCGTTTGGGACGAGTCGCCCGCGTTGGGGACGAGTCGCCCGCGTTGGGGACGAGTCGCCCGCGTTGGGGACGAGTCGCCCGCGTTTGCGTCAGTTGCCCGCGTAGGAAAGGGGGCGTCTGGCGTGAGCGGGGGCGACTGGCCGTGACGGAACGTGGCCGTGGCACAATCGCGACGTTCGACGCTGACGGCGTCCTGGCGGGCAGGAGGATCCATGGGGCAGGACCTCGCGACGCTGGTGCTGCTGCGGCGCGTCCGGGATCGCATCGACCGGGAGTACGCAGCCCCCCTCGACGTGGAGGCGCTCGCCCGCGGCGTCCACCTCTCGGCGGGGCACCTCAGCCGGCAGTTCAAACTCGCTTACGGCGAGTCGCCCTACCAGTACCTGATGACCCGGCGGATCGAGCGCGCCATGATGCTGCTCCGCAGCGCGGACCTCAGCGTCACCGACGTGTGCTTCGCGGTCGGGTTCTCCTCTTTGGGCACCTTCTCCACCCGCTTCAGCGAGCTCGTCGGGGTGCCGCCGAGCGTGTACCGCGAGCGCGGCGCGCCGTTCGCGCCGGGCATGCTGCCCTGCATTGCGCGGCAGTTGACGCGACCGGTCAGGAATCGAGAAGCCGGCGGCGCCCCCGCGTCGTAGCGTTGCGCGCATGACCATCACCATCGCCAACAGCTTCCTGCCCCACACCGACGCGGAGGCGTCCACGGCGTTCTACCGGGACGTCCTCGGGTTCGAGGTCCGCCTCGACGTCGGCCAGGGCCAGATGCGCTGGATCACCGTCGGCCCCGTCGGGCAGGACACCGCCATCGTGCTGCACCCGCCGGCGCTCGACCCGGGGCTCACGGACGCCGAGAAGACGACGATCAACGAACTGATCGCCAAGGGCAGCCTGTTCTCGATCCACCTGGCCACCGACGACCTGGACGTCGCCTTCGCGGCGATCGAGGCGGCCGGCACCGAGATCGTGCAGGAGCCGATGGACCAGGACTGGGGGAGCCGCGACTGCGCCTTCCGTGACCCGGCGGGCAACATGATCCGCCTGCAGCAGAAGAAGGGATGACCGACATGGCCGGGAAGCAGGGCGACGGCGTGGGGTTCAGCGCCGAGGAGAAGGCCGCCATGAAGCAGCGTGCCGAGGAACTCAAGGCGACCAAGGGCGTCAAGGGGGCGGCCAAGACCGCCAAGGAGTACGAGGCGTGCCTGGCAGCGATCGACGCGCTGGAGGGCGTCGACCGGCAGATCGGCGAGCGCCTGCACGTCATCGTCAGCGAGGAGGCGCCCGACCTCGCGGCGAAGACGTTCTACGGCTTCCCCGCCTACGCCCGCGACGGCAAGGTCGTGGTGTTCTACCAGCCGGCGTCGAAGTTCAAGACGCGGTACGGCACCGTCAGCTTCGACGAGGAGGCGGCCCTGGACGACGGCGTGATGTGGCCGGTCTCCTTCGCGGTGCTCGAGGTGACCCCGGCCGTGGAGAAGGACCTGCGGGCGCTGGTGAAGCGGGCCGCCTCCTGACTCCCACCGATCGCCGGGTCGGCTGAGGTACGGGGGCGGGCCACCGGAGTCCCACGGGCGCGGGGCGTCAGCGGCGGGTCACCGAAGCCCGGCGAACCGAGCCGCCCAGAGCTTGTTCGCTAGCCTGGATGCACCTGCGCTCGCCGATCACCCCGACAGGACGGAGTCACCCGTGACCACCCCCGCACCTTCCGCGCCCGGGAGGCGCATCGCCCGGATCGCGGGCTGGCTGGCCATGGTCGTGGCCCTCAACGTGGGCTGGGTCGCCGGCTCGATCGCGCCGAACCAGGCGGCCTTCCGGGCGTTCGGCGTGTGCGCCCGGGGTGCCTGCCCCGAGGCGTCCGACCCCGGACGATGGGGGGCCGCCTGGATCGTCTGGGGTGCCGGTGCCGCCCTGCTCGCCCTGGGCGCCTACGTGAGCCTGGCGAGCACGGACGTCCGCGACGTCGGCCTGCGGACCGGCGCCGTGGGCGGCGTGCAGCGTGCCCTGCTGGGGGCCGCCGCCGTGACGGGCGTCCTCGCCGTGGGCATGTTGGCGGCCGGAGCGGGCGAGTCGGTCAGCTTCCAGTGGTCGGCCTTCCTCCTGACCGCCACCGCACCCTTGACCGCCCTGATCTTCTCCCTCGTCGTCGGTCGATGGTCGGCGCCGCTGCGCGCCGCCGTCGGGGTCGTGCTGGGGTTCTTCGGGCCCCTCCTGCTGACGTTGGTGTGGGAGTCGTCGATCACCCGCACGCGGACGCCCGGAGGGGAGCTCGGTGGGCTCTACTCCTGGCTGTTGTTCAGGTCGCCGGGCGCCGCGCTCGGGGTGGCCGTGGCGCTTCTGGCGGTCGTCGTGTTCCTGGCCAGCGCGCTCCCATCCCGGGCGGCGCGCCGCTGAGGCTCACGCCTTCGGGCGCACGAACGCGGTCAGCACCTCGCTGAGCAGCCGGACGCGGACGTCGCCGGCGATGGTGTCCGACCCGATCAGGGCCCCCAGGACGCCGTAGTCGTGCACGGCGTGCAGGACGCCGACCGCCTCGGGCCCCGACGCGACCAGTTCGTAGCCGTGCCGCGTCACCGCCTGCTCGATCACCTGCGAGACCGCCTCGGTGCCGCGGCGGTGCGACTCGCGGTAGACCGCCGCCATCTCGGGCGAACGGGCCGCGTGCAGCCGCAGCTCCTGCGCGGCGAGCACCCACGTCTTGTCCGACTCCCGGGACGCGAAGAACACCGACAGCGCCGCCTCGATGACCTCGTCCAGCGACGCGGTGTCGGGCAGCCCCTCCACCGACGCGACGGCGTTGGCCAGCGCGACCATCTGGTCGTCGAACTGGCGCTGCAACGCCGCGACGCACAGGTCGTCCTTGCTCGCGAAGTTGGAGTAGAAGGCGCCGCGGGTGAACCCCGCCGCCTCGCAGATCTCCTCCACGGACGCCCCCAGCACGCCCTTCTCGGCGAACACGGTGAGCGCCGCCTCGACCAGGCGGTCGCGGGTCGCGGCGCGTCGTGCGGTGACCTCGGTCATGGCTCCTCTGTCTGTCGGTACGACCCGACCCTACGGCGAACGCGCCCGCGGCGTGCGTCGCCGGCCCGCAACCCGGTTTGGGTCGACGTGATCGATACAGTACCGTATTCGATACAGTCTTGTATCGAGAGGTCGTCATCGCGTGTCCACCTGGATCTATCGACTCGCCCACGCGTGCTGGCACGCCCGACGCCGCGTGGTGGCGGTCTGGCTCGCCGTCGTGCTGGGCCTCGGCGTCCTGGCGGCCACCGTCGGCGGCAGCTTCGACGACGAGTTCCGGATCCCGGGGCGTCGTCGCAGAAGGCGCTCGACCAGCTGCGGATGACCTTCCCGCAAGCGGCGATGTCGTCGTCGACCATGATCGTGATCGCCCCCGACGGCCGACACATCACCGACGCCGACATCAAGAGCGTCGTCGAGGACGCGGACGCGAAGCTCGACGAGATCCCCTGGGTCGACTCGACCCAGACCCCCTACAACGAATACGTGTCCGGGCTCATCAGCGACGACGGCACCGCCGGGCTGATCCGCGTCAACATCCTGGACGCCTCCGTCTCGGAGTTCACCGACCCGCAGCGGGAGATCCTGCTGGAGGCCGGGGAGGAACTCCAGGCGGCGATCCCCGGCAGCACCGTCCACGTGGGCGGCGAGGTGTTCTCGGTGGAGATGCCCCACATCACCCCCGTCGAGGGGATCGGCGTCGTCGTGGCGATCATCGTCCTCATCGTCGTGCTGGGCTCGTTCCGGGCGGCGATCATGCCGATCATCAGCGCCCTGGTGGGCGCGGCGGCGTCCATGCTGTTGATCATCGCGGCCGCCGGTATCATGCCGATCAACTCCACCACCACCATGCTCGCCCTGATGCTGGCGCTGGCCGTCGGCATCGACTACTCGCTGTTCATCGTCTCCCGGCACCGCGACCAGCTCGCGACGGGCATGGACGCCGAGGAATCCGCCGCCCGCGCCACCGCGACCGCGGGCTCGGCGGTGGTGTTCGCGGGCATGACCGTCGTCATCGCCCTGGTGGGGCTCGCGGTGGCCCAGATCCCCTTCCTCACCACGATGGGCGTCTTCGCGGCCGTCGCGGTCGCCATCGAGGTGGCGCTCGCGCTGACCCTGCTCCCGGCGATGCTCGGGTTCGCCGGCGCCAAGCTCGCGCCGAAGCCGTCGAAGAAGCCCGGACGCAAGAAGTTCGACGCCTCGACCTGGTGGGTCGGCGTCATCACGCGGTTCCCGGCGGTCACGATCGCGGCGGTCGTGCTGATCCTCGGCGCGCTCAGCATCCCCGCCCAGAACCTGCAGCTCGCCCTGCCCAACTCCGGCCGCAACGCGCCCACGGCGACCGACCGGATCACCTTCGACGCCATCAGCGACCGGTTCGGCGTCGGCTACAACGGGCCCCTCGTCATCACCGGGAGCATCGTCGAGTCCACCGACCCGCTGGGCCTGCTGGACGACCTCAAGCGCGACGTCGAGGCGGTCCCCGGCGTGAAGATGGTCGCGATGGCCGTCCCCAACCCCAACGCGGACACCGCCATGATCCAGGTGATCCCCACGACGGGACCCGACGACCCCGCCACGAGCCGGCTCGTCCACGACCTGCGCGCCCTGGAGCCCGGCTGGAAGGCCGAGCACAACGTGGAGATGTCGGTCACCGGGTTCACCGCCATCGCGATCGACGTGTCCGACCAGCTCGGGGCGGCCCTGCTGCCGTTCGGCATCTTCGTGGTCGGCCTGTCGCTGGTGCTGCTGTCGATCGTGTTCCGCTCGATCCTCGTGCCCATCAAGGCCGCGCTGGGCTACCTGCTGAGCGTCGGCGCGGCGTTCGGCCTCACCACGCTGGTGTTCAACCAGGGCATCGGCAAGGAGATCGTCAACCTGCACGACCCGCAGCCGATCATCTCGTTCCTCCCCATCATCCTCATGGGCATCCTGTTCGGGCTGGCCATGGACTACGAGGTGTTCCTCACCTCCCGCATGCGCGAGGAGTACGTGCACGGCAACCGCACCAACCCCACCGAGGCGGGCTTCGTCCACTCGGCGAAGGTCGTCGTCGCGGCGGCGATCATCATGATCGCGGTGTTCGCCTTCTTCATCCCGCAGGGCTCGGGCACCATCAAGCCCATCGCGTTCGGGCTGGCGATCGGCGTCGGGATCGACGCGTTCCTGGTCCGCATGACGCTCGGCCCCGCCGTGATGCGCCTGCTGCACGGCCGCGCCTGGTGGCTGCCGAAGTGGCTCGCCCGCCGGATGCCGGTCCTGGACGCCGAGGGCGAGGCCATCACCCACCAGCTGGCCCTGGCCGACTGGCCGTACCCGGGCGCCGACCACGCCGTCTACGGCGAGGGGCTGGAGGCGTCCGACGGCGACGTCGAGCTGTTCTCCGGCATCGACCTGGACGTCCCCCGCGGCGGCCACGTCGAGGTGGACGGCCCGCCCGCGGCCCGGCGCGCGCTCCTGCTGGCCCTCACCGGACGCCTCGCGCTCACCGGCGGCGACCTCAAGGTGCTCGGGCTGGTGCTGCCGCAGCAGGCCGGACAGGTCCGCCGCCAGGCCACGTTCGTCGACGCCACCGACCCGGACGCCGCCGCGCGCCTGGCCGACCCGGCCGGCGAGCTCGTCGTCATCGACGACGCCGACCGCCTGGACGCCGCCGGACGCGACGCGCTGGCCCGGCTGAACGAG
Above is a window of Propioniciclava coleopterorum DNA encoding:
- a CDS encoding VOC family protein encodes the protein MTITIANSFLPHTDAEASTAFYRDVLGFEVRLDVGQGQMRWITVGPVGQDTAIVLHPPALDPGLTDAEKTTINELIAKGSLFSIHLATDDLDVAFAAIEAAGTEIVQEPMDQDWGSRDCAFRDPAGNMIRLQQKKG
- a CDS encoding TetR/AcrR family transcriptional regulator, translated to MTEVTARRAATRDRLVEAALTVFAEKGVLGASVEEICEAAGFTRGAFYSNFASKDDLCVAALQRQFDDQMVALANAVASVEGLPDTASLDEVIEAALSVFFASRESDKTWVLAAQELRLHAARSPEMAAVYRESHRRGTEAVSQVIEQAVTRHGYELVASGPEAVGVLHAVHDYGVLGALIGSDTIAGDVRVRLLSEVLTAFVRPKA
- a CDS encoding transglycosylase domain-containing protein: MTEPNQGPTTPGTRSAGKRKARRTPGQVVLSIVKWIVVVAIALAVIGAGVFGVLYATTPIPDPNKDFKTNVTTVFYADGQEQMSTFAVQNRVSIPLAEMGDMAKKAVVAGENETFWEDPGISVPGLIRAATSLVGPGDAVGGSTITQQWVKVMYLTQDKTFTRKLTEIILALKVGQDLPKEQILENYLNTVYFGRGAYGIQAASQAYFGIDAKDLDLKQSVALTAIINSPGNLDPARGDAQKRDLMERYQYVLNQMVKLNYITDAQRAEIYTTLPEFPQISNDSRFGGPKGHLLKMVRDELKAAGFDEATIEGGGLQIRTTIDKKLQDAAVTAAQDQANKIAKAQKQDPNFYHPAIASLDTGTGAILAMYGGPDYTSDFNNYATIARAAGSTFKPWALVAGIRDGASLTDRFNGDEFTPKGEKKPINNAGNRNYGPVTLEKATTSSINSAYVDLVTQMKDGPNKVIQAATDAGLTNHNWEPVPGIALGSAEVSPLEAARGFATLANQGKRTNPHIVAEVKDIEGKVMYQPTINPEQTVEEDVSRNSVSALLGVTQDGTGRVAVSGLGGHQVAGKTGTNFSNGETLATWFVGSTRQISTAFVLTAGPNARSNLGRNTYGSTYSAVGWNAYMKVALQGKEKIAFPGPVKQTRKGNFTAPPTPKPTATPTPTQTTVAPTTPPPSPTQEPTQEPTQEPTQEPTQEPTPTPTRPTNTPKPTATPTNGNGGGGGNGGGGRPTPTARP
- a CDS encoding helix-turn-helix transcriptional regulator; the encoded protein is MGQDLATLVLLRRVRDRIDREYAAPLDVEALARGVHLSAGHLSRQFKLAYGESPYQYLMTRRIERAMMLLRSADLSVTDVCFAVGFSSLGTFSTRFSELVGVPPSVYRERGAPFAPGMLPCIARQLTRPVRNREAGGAPAS
- a CDS encoding glycosyltransferase 87 family protein; translated protein: MGVSGIEDAQIPYVEADLEYPVLTGLFIYVTRLLSGVFPGDRMIAFFGTTAVALFLCFLGLILVHLRMPASEVGPVGGVRGWTGVRALDDREGADAWVRDPRWQAVMLAASPLVAAGALINWDLLPMLLASGAILAWARGRPGWSGALIGLGTAAKLYPALLLLPIALICLRDRRWRDGVATLAGAILGWLAVNLPVFLAAPDGWLHFWTFNTERTADLGSIWYVLEGLGVQFPSLTLLMAVGLILGAVGLAIAYLKAPAVPTLAQGALLIVLLFCLVNKVYSPQYMLWLLPLVVLARPVWVDWLVFTAGELVYWAAVWVYLDGGLLAGDGEPRAYWAAILVRMGTEIFVAARVVRDIVGARVEGRRWRE
- a CDS encoding MMPL family transporter, which gives rise to MTFPQAAMSSSTMIVIAPDGRHITDADIKSVVEDADAKLDEIPWVDSTQTPYNEYVSGLISDDGTAGLIRVNILDASVSEFTDPQREILLEAGEELQAAIPGSTVHVGGEVFSVEMPHITPVEGIGVVVAIIVLIVVLGSFRAAIMPIISALVGAAASMLLIIAAAGIMPINSTTTMLALMLALAVGIDYSLFIVSRHRDQLATGMDAEESAARATATAGSAVVFAGMTVVIALVGLAVAQIPFLTTMGVFAAVAVAIEVALALTLLPAMLGFAGAKLAPKPSKKPGRKKFDASTWWVGVITRFPAVTIAAVVLILGALSIPAQNLQLALPNSGRNAPTATDRITFDAISDRFGVGYNGPLVITGSIVESTDPLGLLDDLKRDVEAVPGVKMVAMAVPNPNADTAMIQVIPTTGPDDPATSRLVHDLRALEPGWKAEHNVEMSVTGFTAIAIDVSDQLGAALLPFGIFVVGLSLVLLSIVFRSILVPIKAALGYLLSVGAAFGLTTLVFNQGIGKEIVNLHDPQPIISFLPIILMGILFGLAMDYEVFLTSRMREEYVHGNRTNPTEAGFVHSAKVVVAAAIIMIAVFAFFIPQGSGTIKPIAFGLAIGVGIDAFLVRMTLGPAVMRLLHGRAWWLPKWLARRMPVLDAEGEAITHQLALADWPYPGADHAVYGEGLEASDGDVELFSGIDLDVPRGGHVEVDGPPAARRALLLALTGRLALTGGDLKVLGLVLPQQAGQVRRQATFVDATDPDAAARLADPAGELVVIDDADRLDAAGRDALARLNERPDITVVAGVSAADDTAQGLTPRATNSHPAPAGVDDSVLVGGAA